A region of Clostridium acetobutylicum ATCC 824 DNA encodes the following proteins:
- a CDS encoding TIGR00266 family protein — translation MAADYEMLYGDTNRLLKVKAQAGDKVIIEAGAMAAMNPNFEIKSKAGSVGKAIGRLFSGTSAFLQEYVAKSYGEILVAPKYLGDIKAVNMDGSVKYRLGKASFLASTDKINLNIKSGGGKGFLSGEGFIQIEAEGSGILFLSAYGAIHEITLSQGEKYIVDTNHLVLWESSMNYKVELLNGLFGSITGGEGLVCVFEGPGKMLIQSRDPSKMLAGKSS, via the coding sequence ATGGCGGCAGATTATGAAATGCTTTATGGAGATACAAATAGGTTACTTAAAGTAAAAGCTCAGGCAGGAGATAAGGTTATTATAGAAGCAGGAGCTATGGCAGCTATGAATCCTAATTTTGAAATTAAATCAAAGGCAGGAAGTGTTGGAAAAGCTATTGGAAGATTATTTAGTGGCACTTCTGCTTTTCTTCAAGAATACGTTGCTAAAAGTTATGGAGAAATATTAGTAGCACCTAAATATTTAGGAGACATTAAAGCAGTTAATATGGATGGCTCTGTAAAATATAGGCTTGGGAAAGCAAGCTTTTTGGCTTCAACAGATAAAATAAATCTTAATATAAAGTCTGGCGGAGGAAAGGGATTTTTATCGGGAGAGGGCTTTATTCAAATAGAAGCAGAGGGTTCCGGAATCTTGTTTCTAAGTGCATATGGAGCTATACATGAAATAACTCTATCTCAAGGTGAAAAATACATAGTTGATACAAATCATCTTGTATTATGGGAAAGCAGTATGAACTATAAAGTTGAGCTTTTAAATGGTTTATTTGGTTCAATTACTGGAGGAGAAGGGCTGGTTTGCGTGTTTGAGGGACCTGGTAAAATGCTCATTCAAAGTAGAGATCCTTCTAAAATGTTAGCAGGAAAAAGTTCATAA
- a CDS encoding GNAT family N-acetyltransferase, with protein sequence MEEIILVFPKEELEVRAMEFKKEFLDCGERIINGSFKLDYVDDYAEWLKIIRNNLKKETVNPKWVVSTTFFAVRKSDNKIIGIVNLRHYLNDFYKNSGHIGYSVRPSERRKGYASEILRQILEYAREKGLTEVCVVCKKENEASRKTILKNGGILSRTFKDEGEEHEAFYINTKKH encoded by the coding sequence ATGGAGGAGATAATTTTAGTATTTCCTAAAGAGGAATTAGAAGTTAGGGCGATGGAATTTAAGAAGGAGTTCCTTGACTGTGGTGAGAGGATTATAAATGGAAGCTTTAAACTTGATTATGTGGATGACTACGCTGAGTGGCTAAAGATAATTAGAAATAATTTAAAAAAGGAAACTGTAAATCCAAAGTGGGTAGTTTCAACTACTTTTTTTGCAGTTAGAAAAAGCGATAATAAAATTATAGGAATAGTTAACCTAAGGCATTATTTAAATGATTTTTATAAAAATTCAGGTCATATTGGATATAGTGTACGACCTTCGGAAAGAAGAAAAGGATATGCGTCTGAGATTTTAAGACAAATATTAGAATATGCAAGGGAAAAAGGACTTACTGAAGTATGTGTAGTATGCAAGAAAGAAAATGAGGCTTCAAGAAAAACAATTTTAAAAAATGGAGGTATTTTAAGCAGAACTTTCAAGGATGAGGGTGAGGAACATGAGGCTTTCTATATAAATACGAAAAAACATTAA
- the hisS gene encoding histidine--tRNA ligase encodes MNNKIKPSILPGFMELLPKEQLVFNDIVSKITGVYEQNGFLPMDTPIIEKEEVLLAKSAGETEKQVYRIDNEDRKQVLRFDLTVPFSRFAAQYMSDLTFPFKRYQLGKVYRGERNQKGRYREFYQCDVDVVGNGNLSIKNDAFIINMASKALRKIGLDSYKFQISNRKILTGVLEGLNITNMQEVMILIDKYDKITEEQFLSELNKLIGEEKAKVISKVIKISGSSDEVVENLKKVEIKNEMLEKGIEEVEEVIKYLKLFGVEDSEYAINLKIIRGLDYYTGTVFETLLTGNESYGSICSGGRYDNLAQNYTENVLPGVGMSIGITRLFFVLREIGFIENYNSSLNEKYLIVPIGDTFEYCTKILNKLLVNGKSAEIYFEEGKLKKKLTYANKLDIKYVILIGEDEVTNKELVIKDMITGEQKKLNIEEI; translated from the coding sequence ATGAATAATAAAATTAAACCGTCGATTTTGCCGGGATTTATGGAACTTTTACCAAAAGAACAGCTTGTATTCAATGATATTGTTTCAAAAATAACTGGTGTTTATGAGCAAAATGGATTTTTACCTATGGATACCCCAATAATTGAAAAGGAAGAGGTACTTCTTGCAAAATCGGCAGGAGAAACTGAAAAACAGGTATATCGTATTGATAATGAGGATAGAAAACAAGTTTTAAGATTTGATTTAACAGTGCCGTTTTCAAGATTTGCAGCTCAATATATGAGCGATTTAACTTTTCCGTTTAAGAGATATCAGCTGGGAAAGGTTTATAGAGGAGAAAGAAATCAAAAGGGGCGTTATAGAGAGTTTTATCAATGTGACGTTGATGTTGTTGGAAATGGAAATCTAAGTATAAAAAATGATGCATTTATAATAAACATGGCATCTAAAGCATTAAGAAAAATAGGACTTGATAGCTATAAGTTCCAAATAAGTAATAGAAAAATACTTACAGGGGTTTTAGAAGGACTTAACATTACTAATATGCAGGAAGTAATGATTCTCATAGACAAATATGATAAGATTACAGAAGAACAGTTTTTATCTGAACTAAATAAGCTTATAGGTGAAGAGAAGGCTAAGGTTATTAGTAAGGTAATAAAAATAAGCGGTTCAAGTGATGAGGTTGTAGAAAATCTTAAAAAAGTAGAAATAAAAAATGAAATGCTTGAAAAAGGAATAGAAGAAGTTGAAGAGGTTATAAAGTATTTAAAGCTATTTGGAGTAGAAGACAGTGAGTATGCTATAAACCTTAAAATAATAAGAGGTCTTGATTACTATACTGGTACTGTATTTGAAACACTTCTAACAGGAAATGAATCCTATGGTTCTATATGTTCAGGTGGAAGGTATGATAATTTAGCACAAAACTATACTGAAAATGTTCTTCCAGGGGTTGGTATGTCTATTGGAATAACAAGACTTTTCTTTGTACTTAGAGAAATAGGATTTATAGAAAATTATAACAGCAGTTTAAATGAGAAATACTTAATAGTACCTATAGGAGATACCTTTGAGTACTGCACTAAAATTTTAAACAAGTTACTTGTAAACGGAAAAAGTGCTGAAATATATTTTGAAGAAGGAAAACTCAAAAAGAAGCTTACATATGCAAATAAACTTGATATAAAATATGTAATTTTAATTGGAGAAGATGAAGTAACGAATAAGGAGCTAGTTATAAAGGATATGATAACTGGTGAGCAGAAAAAACTTAATATAGAAGAGATATAG